A genome region from Fodinibius salicampi includes the following:
- a CDS encoding MFS transporter: MNKLLQTKLSLMMFLEFFIWGAWYSTVAVYMSVNGMENLTHWPFTVNPIAAIIAPFFVGFIADRYFATEKVLGFLHILGAVFMFLTPMAVNSPLVFILLLLAYNICYMPTMSLANSLSFHHINDQEKDFPIIRVFGTIGWIVAGLAISFGLGYFLAENTIPEETALPLYLTSAASLLLGLYSFTLPHTPPPAAGEEVSVRSIAGIDAIKKLGSKSFYVFLFSSFLICIPLAAYYNFTQIFLGDTGFENIAATLTIGQMSEALFMVLIPAMFVRLGVKWMLAAGMFAWVLRYAFFAVGATDPIIWMIITGIALHGICYDFFFVTGQIYVDKKAPESIRGQAQGLIILITYGVGMLIGAQVAGQLYNLFLGEASSLSLAQWHDFWWIPAIFAAAVMVFFIIFFNDQVLDEDATAEDITV, from the coding sequence ATGAATAAATTATTGCAGACCAAGCTCAGCCTCATGATGTTTCTGGAATTTTTTATATGGGGTGCATGGTATTCCACCGTAGCAGTTTACATGAGCGTCAATGGCATGGAAAACCTCACCCATTGGCCCTTTACCGTTAATCCGATCGCAGCAATTATTGCTCCTTTTTTTGTAGGGTTTATTGCTGACCGGTATTTTGCGACAGAAAAAGTTTTGGGTTTTTTACATATTTTGGGTGCTGTTTTTATGTTTCTTACACCAATGGCGGTAAATTCGCCCTTGGTCTTTATCCTACTGCTTTTGGCCTATAATATTTGCTATATGCCAACAATGAGTTTGGCCAACTCCCTCTCTTTCCACCATATTAATGACCAAGAAAAAGACTTTCCTATTATACGAGTCTTTGGTACCATTGGCTGGATTGTAGCCGGATTGGCAATCAGCTTTGGGCTCGGATATTTTTTGGCAGAAAATACAATTCCCGAAGAAACGGCCCTGCCACTTTATTTAACTTCGGCAGCCAGCCTGCTGTTGGGTCTCTATAGCTTTACCCTTCCACATACCCCTCCTCCTGCCGCAGGAGAAGAGGTTTCCGTGCGAAGTATTGCGGGTATTGATGCTATCAAGAAACTGGGAAGTAAGTCTTTTTATGTATTCTTGTTCAGTTCGTTTCTGATCTGTATCCCGTTAGCAGCCTATTATAACTTTACCCAAATATTTTTAGGGGATACCGGCTTTGAAAATATTGCCGCTACCTTGACTATCGGACAAATGTCCGAAGCCTTATTTATGGTACTCATTCCTGCCATGTTTGTCCGTCTGGGTGTAAAATGGATGTTGGCTGCGGGTATGTTTGCCTGGGTTCTGCGTTACGCTTTCTTTGCAGTTGGAGCTACAGACCCTATTATCTGGATGATTATTACGGGAATAGCGCTCCACGGAATTTGCTATGATTTCTTCTTTGTTACGGGACAAATTTATGTGGATAAAAAAGCTCCTGAAAGTATTCGCGGTCAGGCACAGGGACTTATTATCCTTATCACTTATGGTGTAGGAATGCTTATTGGTGCACAGGTTGCCGGACAACTTTATAACCTGTTTTTAGGAGAGGCTTCTTCTCTAAGCTTAGCCCAATGGCATGATTTCTGGTGGATCCCTGCTATTTTTGCAGCAGCTGTTATGGTATTCTTTATCATTTTCTTTAACGATCAGGTACTGGATGAAGATGCTACCGCAGAAGACATAACCGTATAA